A window from Candidatus Omnitrophota bacterium encodes these proteins:
- a CDS encoding aspartate aminotransferase family protein, whose protein sequence is MSPKQLTKTAKNKKTFTHDELLDLEAKYCSWGDTVHYAEKLDIFKSAQGSYLYDRQGTEYLDLQMWYSAVNFGYRNPRLNEALKKQIDTLPQLACQYLHEEKILLAAKLAQKNQRTFEEKGRIHFNVGGSSALEDSLKLVRNHTGRSLVFAFMGGYHGRTLAASAITSSFRYRERFGHFGDRAMFVPYPYCFRCPYDKKRDFCDLYCLKQFERLFETEYYSVVNKKNNKCEFAAFYAEPIQGTGGYIVPPQEYYAGLKNILDRYGILFVDDEIQMGFFRTGKFWAIEHFNITPDIIVFGKALTNGLNPISGVWAKEELISPDVFPPGSTHATFSSNPLGTAAGLEVMKLIEESDFSTSVPKKGRYFIAQLKKLQKKYPQIGDVDGIGLALRVEICEKDGYTPNKELTDKIVNLGLSGSLNVRGKRRGLILDVGGYYKNVFTIAPSFYITEEEIDLGVELFEEALNRALKKS, encoded by the coding sequence ATGAGCCCAAAACAATTGACCAAAACAGCTAAAAATAAGAAAACTTTTACCCATGACGAGCTCCTGGATCTTGAGGCAAAATACTGTTCATGGGGGGATACGGTGCATTATGCCGAAAAGCTCGATATATTTAAGAGCGCCCAAGGCAGCTATCTTTATGACCGCCAGGGCACAGAGTATTTAGACTTACAGATGTGGTATTCGGCGGTTAATTTCGGCTATAGAAATCCGCGCCTGAATGAAGCTTTAAAAAAACAGATTGATACCTTACCGCAATTGGCCTGTCAGTATCTGCACGAAGAGAAGATCCTGTTGGCTGCGAAATTAGCGCAGAAGAACCAGCGCACCTTTGAAGAAAAAGGGAGGATCCATTTTAATGTCGGAGGTTCAAGCGCCTTGGAAGATTCGTTGAAACTGGTGCGCAATCATACCGGCAGGAGCCTGGTTTTCGCTTTTATGGGCGGTTATCACGGCCGGACATTAGCGGCTTCGGCGATTACCTCAAGCTTTAGGTACCGGGAGCGTTTTGGCCATTTCGGCGACCGGGCGATGTTCGTGCCTTATCCTTATTGTTTCCGGTGCCCGTATGATAAAAAAAGGGATTTTTGCGATTTATATTGCCTCAAGCAATTTGAGAGGCTTTTTGAAACCGAGTATTATTCGGTCGTAAACAAGAAGAATAACAAATGTGAATTTGCCGCTTTTTACGCCGAACCAATCCAGGGCACCGGTGGTTATATTGTCCCGCCCCAGGAATATTATGCGGGATTAAAAAACATCCTGGACCGTTACGGGATCCTTTTTGTCGACGATGAGATCCAGATGGGTTTTTTCCGCACGGGCAAGTTCTGGGCGATCGAGCATTTTAATATTACTCCGGATATAATTGTTTTTGGCAAGGCGCTGACCAACGGATTAAATCCGATCAGCGGAGTCTGGGCCAAAGAGGAGCTTATTTCACCGGATGTTTTCCCCCCGGGTTCAACCCATGCCACATTTTCGTCCAATCCTCTGGGCACAGCCGCGGGCTTAGAAGTGATGAAATTGATCGAGGAATCCGATTTTTCTACCTCGGTTCCCAAAAAAGGCCGCTATTTTATCGCCCAATTAAAGAAGTTGCAGAAAAAATATCCGCAGATCGGCGATGTGGATGGGATCGGCCTGGCTTTGAGGGTAGAGATATGCGAGAAGGACGGCTATACCCCGAATAAGGAGCTGACCGACAAGATCGTAAATCTGGGATTAAGCGGATCCTTGAATGTCAGGGGAAAACGCCGGGGGCTGATTCTGGATGTCGGGGGCTATTATAAAAATGTCTTTACCATTGCCCCGTCATTTTATATTACCGAAGAAGAGATCGACCTGGGTGTGGAGCTTTTTGAAGAGGCGTTAAACAGGGCGCTTAAGAAATCATAA
- a CDS encoding alpha/beta hydrolase: MVIFSLKEDRRLITNIPDSSFFLPGDKNLCFLIHGLTGTAKEMGSIAQHLNKKGFSVAAPLMANHDKSISCLKRTSWQELYGSVRNEFIKYADDYENIFVAGLSFGALIGIMLAHEFPKKVKALNCFSPTLFFDGWSKGSKPKSRIFLPLVYRTPFKYWFYFKEEYPYGIKNERLRKKIESFYKGAKLFDYSKVHLYGYPVIPIACMYQNYLLSKEVISILKNITTPIQLMQARDDDVTSPKNSYYIRDHVSSREKEIFFLENSYHIITADQERDKVAEQTAVFFEKHKA; encoded by the coding sequence ATGGTAATTTTTTCACTAAAAGAAGACCGGCGTTTAATTACAAATATACCCGATAGCAGTTTTTTTCTTCCGGGAGATAAGAATCTTTGTTTCCTGATTCATGGGCTTACCGGCACAGCCAAAGAAATGGGATCAATTGCCCAGCATCTAAATAAAAAGGGATTTTCCGTAGCCGCCCCGCTGATGGCCAATCACGATAAATCGATCTCCTGCCTTAAGCGGACCTCCTGGCAGGAGCTTTATGGCTCTGTGCGCAATGAATTTATTAAATACGCCGATGATTATGAAAATATCTTTGTCGCCGGGCTATCCTTCGGCGCGTTAATCGGGATCATGCTTGCGCATGAATTTCCTAAAAAAGTAAAAGCGCTAAACTGTTTCTCTCCCACCCTATTCTTTGACGGATGGAGCAAGGGTAGCAAACCTAAATCCAGAATTTTTCTGCCCTTGGTTTATAGAACCCCGTTTAAATATTGGTTTTATTTCAAAGAAGAATACCCTTACGGGATAAAAAATGAACGCTTGAGGAAAAAAATAGAAAGTTTCTATAAAGGAGCTAAACTCTTTGATTACAGCAAGGTCCACCTTTACGGTTATCCGGTAATCCCAATTGCCTGCATGTATCAAAATTACCTGCTTTCAAAAGAAGTAATATCAATACTTAAAAACATAACAACTCCGATCCAGCTGATGCAGGCCAGGGATGATGATGTGACCAGCCCCAAAAACTCTTACTACATCCGTGACCACGTAAGCTCCCGGGAAAAAGAAATATTCTTTCTGGAAAATTCTTACCACATTATCACCGCGGATCAGGAAAGAGACAAGGTCGCCGAACAAACAGCGGTTTTTTTTGAAAAACACAAAGCTTAA
- a CDS encoding DegT/DnrJ/EryC1/StrS family aminotransferase, whose translation MSLIREIPPTAGWPLTIKSLIFSSFKKHPKGLLEEDFKSYLGAPRALLTYSGTAAFYLILESLKKLSGKKTVIIPAFICPLIPLAIKRASLKIKACDTNAFNFDFDIDKLKSICEENNDVLAILAVHLGGLPIDFDALKKIAQAKNSFIIEDCAQSLGAQYHGKKTGSLGDFSFFSLCRGKGLSIYEGGVAAANRPEYARILKETSGEIMKKDMPSECLKVAELFAYSIFYRPSLFWFAFRLPQIFWQIRNDPIRAMGEYFNLDFPVHRVSAFREYIGHLNFPHLNEKINAQREKVEIYLKGLVDLPGVKPIIELPQTKASYPYLALIFNNRQKRDLALHTFRNSGLGISQVYLYAITDYAYLKDIIPAADCPNSRILAEKTMTLSTSSFLKETDLKNIIKKVKKN comes from the coding sequence TTGAGCCTCATACGCGAAATACCGCCAACCGCCGGTTGGCCGCTTACAATCAAAAGCTTAATCTTCTCCTCTTTTAAAAAACACCCCAAAGGATTGTTGGAAGAAGACTTTAAAAGCTACCTTGGAGCACCAAGGGCCCTGCTTACCTATTCAGGGACCGCCGCGTTTTACTTAATCCTGGAAAGTTTAAAAAAACTTTCCGGTAAAAAAACTGTAATTATTCCGGCTTTTATTTGCCCGTTAATACCCTTAGCAATTAAAAGGGCCAGCCTTAAGATAAAGGCCTGCGATACAAATGCGTTTAATTTCGATTTTGATATAGATAAACTTAAGAGTATCTGCGAGGAGAACAACGATGTTTTGGCGATATTAGCCGTGCATCTGGGAGGCCTGCCGATAGATTTTGACGCATTAAAAAAAATCGCCCAAGCCAAAAATTCTTTTATTATCGAAGACTGCGCGCAGAGTTTGGGCGCGCAATATCATGGTAAAAAAACCGGCTCTTTAGGAGATTTTTCGTTCTTTAGCCTCTGCCGGGGAAAAGGGCTGAGTATTTATGAAGGCGGCGTAGCCGCAGCCAACCGGCCGGAATACGCGCGGATTTTAAAAGAAACCTCCGGAGAGATTATGAAAAAGGATATGCCGTCTGAATGCTTAAAAGTCGCCGAACTCTTTGCTTACAGTATTTTTTACCGGCCGAGCTTATTCTGGTTTGCCTTCAGGCTTCCGCAGATATTCTGGCAGATACGCAATGATCCCATAAGGGCAATGGGCGAATATTTTAATCTTGATTTTCCCGTGCATAGGGTTTCTGCTTTCAGGGAATATATCGGACATCTTAATTTTCCTCACTTAAACGAAAAAATTAACGCGCAGCGGGAAAAAGTAGAAATTTATTTAAAAGGGTTGGTTGATCTTCCGGGGGTTAAGCCTATTATTGAACTGCCGCAAACAAAAGCAAGCTATCCATACCTGGCCCTTATTTTTAATAACCGGCAAAAAAGAGACCTGGCCCTGCATACTTTCAGGAATTCCGGGCTGGGAATATCCCAGGTATATTTGTACGCAATCACAGATTATGCCTATCTAAAAGATATCATCCCGGCTGCGGATTGCCCAAATAGCCGCATCCTGGCAGAGAAAACAATGACCTTAAGCACAAGCAGCTTTTTGAAAGAAACTGACCTGAAAAATATAATCAAGAAAGTTAAAAAAAATTAA
- a CDS encoding GNAT family N-acetyltransferase — protein sequence MPKISCKVFDNINKIEEKDWDAVFGDIPESYPFYRALANSELPDFTFYYLVIYRDTEIVFITPLFATDFNGDIAAEGWISRVIKFIRRVFPRFLTFNTLFCGTPFGEYGVLGIKQDFQDDPRLIPLLLEGINNLAVKINAPLVIFKDFLKESTLFLDALTQQGYSKVKSFPTVLLDLNFASFEDYLKSLGSSTRKSLKKKLKEAYGRGKIEVKAVQEIQGQIDQIVKLYENTYREGLTKFERLTPKFFLQVTHDLHPHTRFFLYYVNGKLAAFNLCFVYPDLLIDKFIGFDYDISNHYNLYFVSWAYNIKWCIDNSLRYYHPGQTDYQPKIRLGGRIIPLYAYLKHKNAFFNLFVKLLILLLKPENFDEDIRK from the coding sequence ATGCCTAAAATTAGCTGCAAGGTATTTGATAATATAAACAAGATCGAAGAAAAAGACTGGGATGCTGTTTTCGGAGATATCCCGGAGAGCTATCCTTTTTATAGGGCGCTGGCTAATTCTGAACTTCCTGATTTTACGTTTTATTATTTGGTTATTTATCGCGATACTGAAATTGTGTTCATCACTCCGTTATTTGCTACTGATTTTAACGGGGATATCGCCGCAGAAGGCTGGATTTCCAGAGTTATTAAATTTATTCGCAGAGTATTTCCGCGTTTTCTAACTTTCAATACACTTTTCTGCGGTACGCCTTTTGGAGAGTACGGGGTTTTAGGGATCAAGCAGGATTTTCAGGATGATCCCAGGCTCATCCCGTTGTTATTGGAAGGCATAAATAATCTAGCCGTAAAAATCAATGCTCCGCTGGTAATCTTTAAGGATTTTTTAAAAGAGAGCACGCTGTTTTTAGACGCCTTAACGCAACAAGGCTATTCTAAAGTGAAAAGTTTTCCCACGGTGCTTTTGGATCTTAATTTTGCTTCTTTTGAAGATTATCTTAAAAGCTTAGGCAGCTCTACCCGCAAGAGCTTAAAGAAGAAACTAAAAGAAGCATACGGCCGGGGCAAGATAGAGGTTAAGGCAGTCCAGGAGATCCAGGGCCAGATCGACCAAATAGTTAAGCTTTATGAAAATACTTATCGTGAAGGCCTGACCAAGTTTGAACGCCTGACCCCGAAATTCTTTTTACAGGTTACTCATGATCTGCATCCGCATACCCGTTTTTTCCTCTACTATGTGAATGGTAAATTAGCCGCCTTTAATCTTTGTTTTGTCTACCCGGATTTACTTATTGATAAATTTATCGGTTTCGATTATGATATATCCAATCACTACAATTTATATTTTGTCAGTTGGGCCTATAACATCAAATGGTGCATAGATAATTCCCTGCGCTATTATCATCCGGGACAGACTGATTACCAGCCAAAGATCAGGTTGGGCGGCAGGATTATTCCGCTTTACGCTTACTTAAAACATAAAAACGCATTTTTTAATCTATTTGTCAAATTACTCATTCTTCTTTTAAAGCCGGAGAATTTTGATGAGGATATCAGAAAGTAA
- a CDS encoding EamA family transporter — MFKKKITLRMLAVLIFVDVLETCTHLFFKKSALPESALRIDNLAGALIFLKAVFSSPFLWCGLFMVFLVFIIWSTILSKIDLSVAVAVCSFSYILVPIASIIFLNEKIGILRWLGIVFILIGIIFVALSSKEKIGAS; from the coding sequence ATGTTTAAGAAGAAAATTACGCTGAGAATGTTAGCGGTGCTTATTTTTGTAGATGTGCTGGAGACTTGTACCCACCTGTTTTTTAAGAAAAGCGCTTTACCTGAAAGCGCGCTGCGAATCGATAATTTGGCCGGAGCGTTAATTTTCCTGAAGGCTGTTTTTTCTTCGCCTTTCTTATGGTGCGGGCTGTTTATGGTTTTTCTGGTTTTTATCATCTGGTCAACTATCCTTTCTAAGATAGATTTAAGTGTGGCTGTAGCGGTATGCAGCTTTAGCTATATACTGGTCCCGATAGCCTCCATTATTTTTTTAAATGAAAAGATCGGTATTTTAAGGTGGTTGGGGATAGTCTTTATCCTTATCGGGATTATTTTTGTTGCCTTAAGCAGTAAAGAGAAGATAGGGGCCAGCTGA
- a CDS encoding EamA family transporter translates to MKANLFFILSLIALTSICDTISQIFLKSTINSLSFNFSWHLTRFVRFIRNIMLTPLVWVGLFFSTTSLCIWLFVLSKADLNFAFSADSMHYIFIALASKFILKEKVSWQRWLGILSIIIGIVFVSLS, encoded by the coding sequence ATGAAGGCAAATTTATTTTTCATTCTTTCTTTAATTGCCTTAACCAGTATTTGCGATACCATCAGCCAGATTTTTTTAAAATCTACAATTAATTCATTGAGCTTTAATTTCTCCTGGCATTTAACCAGATTTGTTAGGTTCATCCGTAACATTATGCTCACCCCGCTGGTTTGGGTAGGCTTGTTTTTTAGTACAACCTCTTTGTGCATTTGGTTATTTGTCCTCTCCAAGGCGGATCTCAATTTCGCCTTTTCCGCCGACAGTATGCATTATATCTTTATCGCCTTGGCCTCTAAGTTTATCTTAAAAGAAAAAGTCAGCTGGCAGCGCTGGCTGGGGATATTATCCATAATCATCGGGATAGTTTTTGTAAGCTTAAGTTAG
- a CDS encoding SLC13 family permease gives MDPKIISLSIFVISYVLFIALPQKRSLVALGGGFLLILTQTISPKEAFSAINWNVMGIFVGTLIIADVFMQSRVPAYIAEVIVDKAKNITWAILFICLLTGFISAFVENVATVLIVAPIALALAKKLKINPAKMMIAIAVSSNLQGAATLIGDPPSMLLGGFARMNFGDFFIYKGKPSIFFAVELGALVSFFVLYFIFRRHSEKTQLIPVEKVRSWVPTILLVSLVILLAASSFFDKSFSYLAGQICMVFGIIALAWEKFINKASIRAGLKKLDWDTTFFLMGIFVIVGGITLTGWIQVLANYLASLVGSNIFLGYTAIVFLSVILSAFIDNVPFLAAMLPVAIIMSNKLQINPALFLFGLLIGASLGGNITPIGASANIVACGLLKKEGYPVKFSDFMKIGIPFTLTAVTAAYLLIWFIWR, from the coding sequence ATGGATCCTAAAATAATATCATTATCAATTTTCGTCATTTCTTATGTGTTATTTATTGCCCTTCCCCAAAAGCGTAGCTTGGTTGCTTTAGGAGGAGGGTTTCTTTTGATTTTAACCCAAACCATATCGCCAAAAGAAGCATTTTCGGCGATCAATTGGAATGTTATGGGTATATTTGTAGGCACCCTGATTATTGCCGATGTTTTTATGCAAAGCCGGGTTCCTGCTTATATAGCAGAGGTGATTGTTGATAAAGCTAAGAACATTACTTGGGCAATCTTATTTATCTGCCTGTTGACCGGATTTATTTCGGCATTTGTCGAAAATGTGGCTACGGTATTAATTGTTGCTCCTATCGCTCTGGCTTTAGCCAAGAAGCTTAAAATAAACCCCGCTAAAATGATGATTGCCATTGCCGTCTCAAGCAATCTCCAAGGCGCGGCTACTTTGATCGGGGATCCGCCGAGTATGCTGCTGGGAGGTTTTGCCAGGATGAATTTCGGTGATTTCTTTATTTACAAAGGCAAGCCAAGTATTTTCTTTGCCGTAGAACTGGGGGCTTTGGTGTCTTTTTTTGTGCTTTATTTTATATTCAGGAGACATAGCGAAAAAACACAGCTTATTCCGGTTGAGAAAGTAAGGTCGTGGGTGCCGACGATTTTGTTGGTAAGTCTGGTTATTTTATTGGCGGCATCTTCATTCTTTGATAAGAGTTTTAGTTATTTAGCCGGCCAGATTTGCATGGTTTTTGGGATTATTGCTTTGGCCTGGGAGAAGTTCATCAATAAAGCTTCCATTAGGGCCGGCCTTAAAAAACTTGATTGGGACACCACGTTTTTTCTTATGGGTATTTTTGTCATTGTCGGCGGGATCACGCTTACCGGGTGGATCCAGGTCCTGGCCAATTATTTGGCCAGCCTTGTTGGTTCAAATATATTTCTGGGCTATACCGCAATCGTGTTTCTTTCGGTAATCCTTTCGGCTTTTATCGACAATGTCCCGTTCTTGGCGGCGATGCTGCCGGTGGCGATAATTATGTCTAATAAATTGCAAATTAATCCTGCGTTGTTTCTTTTTGGTTTGCTTATCGGGGCTAGCTTAGGCGGCAATATTACGCCAATTGGGGCCTCGGCTAACATTGTCGCCTGCGGCTTGCTTAAAAAAGAAGGCTATCCGGTTAAATTCAGCGATTTTATGAAAATAGGAATTCCTTTTACCCTTACCGCAGTAACCGCCGCTTATTTATTGATCTGGTTTATCTGGAGATAA
- a CDS encoding Rrf2 family transcriptional regulator yields MKLITRDTDYALRALCYMSKQQDVVAVDELVKKLGVPRPFMRKILQQLNKERILESYKGQGGGFKLKVPPAKIFIIKIMRIFQGQVGLNGCFLKKDICPDKGKCVLRKKIHAIEDDLVDRLKQINVASLI; encoded by the coding sequence ATGAAACTGATTACCAGAGATACCGATTATGCTTTGCGGGCGCTTTGTTATATGTCAAAGCAGCAGGATGTTGTAGCGGTAGATGAGTTAGTTAAAAAGCTTGGCGTGCCGCGGCCGTTTATGCGCAAGATTCTTCAACAGTTAAATAAAGAAAGGATCTTGGAATCTTATAAAGGACAAGGGGGAGGTTTTAAGCTTAAAGTTCCCCCTGCCAAAATTTTTATAATTAAGATAATGCGTATTTTTCAGGGACAAGTTGGCCTAAACGGGTGTTTTCTGAAAAAAGATATCTGCCCGGATAAAGGTAAATGTGTTTTAAGAAAAAAAATACACGCGATTGAAGATGACCTGGTTGACCGGCTTAAACAGATCAATGTCGCTTCTTTAATTTAA
- the hcp gene encoding hydroxylamine reductase, translating to MFCYQCEQTAGGTGCTKLGVCGKNEDIQSLQDMLLFGLKGIAAYAYHARQLGARDEEVDAFMHGGLFKTVTNVSFDLNQYLELVLKCGAMNYKTMEMLDKAHTQKFGNPVPTAVETGIKAGPAILVTGHDLLDLYELLKQSEGAGVNIYTHSEMLPAHGYPQLKKFKHLAGNYGGAWQEQKKEFNAFSGAILATTNCVLIPPENSYLDRLFTIGITGVAGAIHLKSRDFKSLIAKAKSLPPLPEAPGKKIWTGFHHTAILGLADKIVSLVKAGKIKHFFLIGGCDGAKPGRNYYTEFAERVPKDCVILTLACGKYRFNKLEFGDIEGMPRLIDIGQCNNAYSAIQVAVALADAFGCSVNDLPLTLVLSWFEQKAVAILLTLLYLNIKGIYIGPTPPAFISKNVFKLLQEKFDLRLISTPDEDLKQILKKLK from the coding sequence ATGTTTTGTTATCAATGCGAACAGACGGCCGGCGGTACAGGCTGCACAAAGTTGGGGGTCTGCGGCAAAAATGAGGATATCCAGAGCCTGCAGGATATGCTTTTATTCGGTTTAAAAGGTATTGCTGCTTATGCTTATCACGCGCGGCAATTAGGCGCCCGCGATGAAGAAGTGGATGCTTTTATGCACGGAGGGCTTTTTAAAACCGTAACCAATGTTAGTTTTGACCTGAATCAGTATCTGGAATTGGTTTTAAAATGCGGAGCGATGAATTATAAAACTATGGAGATGCTGGATAAGGCGCATACGCAAAAGTTCGGCAATCCGGTTCCTACCGCGGTAGAAACCGGCATCAAAGCCGGGCCGGCAATTTTAGTCACCGGGCATGATTTATTGGATCTTTATGAATTGCTTAAACAGTCTGAAGGGGCCGGAGTAAATATTTATACGCACAGTGAAATGCTACCCGCGCACGGTTATCCGCAGCTTAAGAAGTTTAAGCATCTGGCGGGCAACTATGGCGGGGCCTGGCAGGAGCAGAAAAAAGAATTCAATGCCTTTAGCGGGGCAATACTGGCAACGACCAACTGTGTATTAATTCCGCCGGAAAATTCCTATCTGGACAGGTTATTTACGATAGGCATAACCGGCGTAGCGGGAGCAATACATTTGAAATCCCGGGACTTTAAATCTTTAATTGCAAAAGCTAAATCCCTGCCGCCTTTACCGGAGGCTCCCGGTAAGAAGATCTGGACAGGTTTTCACCATACGGCAATTTTAGGATTAGCGGATAAAATCGTCAGCTTAGTTAAAGCCGGCAAGATTAAGCATTTTTTCTTAATCGGCGGTTGTGACGGCGCAAAACCCGGGCGTAATTATTACACCGAGTTTGCGGAAAGAGTGCCCAAGGATTGTGTAATCCTTACGCTTGCCTGCGGTAAATACCGGTTTAACAAACTTGAATTCGGGGATATCGAAGGGATGCCCAGATTAATTGACATTGGCCAGTGCAATAATGCTTACTCCGCGATTCAGGTAGCCGTGGCTTTAGCCGATGCTTTTGGCTGTAGTGTAAATGACCTGCCTCTGACCCTGGTGTTATCTTGGTTTGAGCAAAAAGCAGTTGCTATCCTGCTTACTTTGTTGTACCTTAATATTAAGGGCATCTATATCGGGCCAACCCCGCCTGCCTTTATAAGTAAAAATGTTTTTAAGCTTTTACAGGAGAAATTTGACTTAAGGCTGATCTCTACGCCGGATGAAGACTTAAAGCAAATATTAAAGAAATTAAAATAG
- a CDS encoding rubredoxin yields MSKYRCLVCGYIYNPAAGDPDNGVAPGTSFEDLPDTWVCPECGVGKDQFEKIA; encoded by the coding sequence ATGAGCAAATACCGATGTTTAGTTTGCGGCTATATTTATAATCCTGCCGCAGGAGACCCGGATAATGGGGTTGCCCCCGGCACAAGTTTTGAAGATTTGCCGGATACCTGGGTTTGCCCTGAATGCGGCGTGGGTAAAGATCAGTTTGAGAAAATAGCTTAA
- the tpx gene encoding thiol peroxidase: protein MARLITFKGAPLALTGRPVKVGKRAFDFKLISQDLKVVRLSDFSGKIKVVNFFPSLDTPVCDLQVKEFNKKAAGISGDIVVIGVSKDLPFAQARFCSVNEIKNEVVLSDYRFSSFGLNYGFLVKELNLLARGSLIIDKSDRIRYIQLVNELTHPVNFDEVFSKLQEVVNLYRRSE from the coding sequence ATGGCCAGGTTGATTACTTTTAAAGGGGCGCCTTTGGCCTTAACCGGCAGACCGGTTAAGGTAGGTAAGCGCGCTTTTGATTTTAAATTAATTTCTCAGGATTTAAAAGTTGTCAGGTTATCGGATTTTAGCGGAAAAATCAAAGTAGTCAATTTTTTCCCTTCTTTGGACACTCCGGTCTGCGATTTACAGGTAAAAGAGTTTAATAAAAAGGCTGCCGGGATTTCCGGCGATATCGTCGTCATCGGGGTAAGCAAGGATTTGCCTTTTGCCCAAGCCCGATTTTGCTCGGTAAATGAAATAAAAAATGAAGTTGTGCTTTCGGATTACCGCTTTTCCTCCTTTGGTTTAAATTATGGATTCCTGGTGAAAGAGTTGAATCTTCTGGCCAGAGGCTCGCTGATTATCGATAAAAGCGACCGCATCAGGTATATCCAGCTTGTTAATGAGTTGACCCATCCGGTTAATTTTGACGAGGTTTTTAGTAAGCTGCAGGAAGTAGTTAATCTGTACCGCCGCAGCGAATAA
- a CDS encoding FAD-dependent oxidoreductase — protein MPVKIKTKIKEIIQRNYNVKSFRLEAPGALDFKAGQFLSVELENNPKLKRYLSISSSPTEKCHLEFTKKLTQSDFSKALNNLKAGDQVAIEYPFGKFILDESLAKVAFLSGGIGITPVRSICKYAVDKNLGIDMVLVYSNRSVRDIVFKDDFDAMAKSYPALRIAHVLCETEAGFKCTVGLINSSVIRNEIPDYRGRKFYLCGPPQMVEAMRKILVEELGLNSGKIIIENFQGY, from the coding sequence ATGCCCGTAAAGATCAAAACCAAGATAAAAGAAATTATCCAGCGTAACTATAACGTCAAGAGTTTCCGCCTGGAGGCTCCCGGCGCGTTGGATTTTAAAGCCGGGCAATTCCTGTCGGTTGAGCTTGAAAATAATCCAAAATTAAAAAGATACCTTTCTATTTCCAGCTCCCCGACTGAAAAATGCCATTTGGAATTTACCAAAAAGCTGACCCAGAGTGATTTTTCCAAGGCGCTGAATAATCTCAAAGCCGGCGATCAAGTCGCAATCGAGTATCCTTTCGGGAAATTTATTCTGGATGAATCTTTGGCCAAGGTTGCTTTTTTATCCGGAGGCATAGGAATTACCCCTGTCCGCAGTATTTGTAAATACGCGGTTGATAAAAATTTAGGCATCGATATGGTGCTGGTCTATTCTAACCGGTCGGTGCGGGACATAGTTTTCAAGGATGATTTTGACGCTATGGCCAAGAGTTATCCCGCTTTGAGAATCGCGCATGTCCTCTGCGAGACTGAAGCCGGCTTTAAATGCACTGTCGGTTTGATTAACAGCAGTGTAATCAGGAATGAAATTCCGGATTACCGGGGAAGAAAGTTTTATCTTTGCGGTCCGCCGCAGATGGTTGAGGCGATGCGTAAGATACTGGTTGAAGAGTTAGGCTTAAATAGCGGCAAGATTATTATCGAAAATTTTCAGGGCTATTAG